From a single Planctellipticum variicoloris genomic region:
- a CDS encoding IS4 family transposase — MAEKGLTEEERRELIGPLAGTVLLRRIFPLLQRLAPCGTERDTARNRQLFYSQYAALLLIGFFNPVLKSARALVAASGLKKVQQLAGGQKVSAGAFSEASSVFDPSLLEGLVHELRRQFARHQFRVSRSGRLGRLPNPIVERLVAVDGTVLSALPQIAARLGRGSQGQWRLHTQLRIHDQRVVASTLTEEPAKGPHSERAVTLQQIQAREPQPAGAPGDLYILDRGYRSAVVFNELVEARCDYVCRLNRGDGRVVEGPVNDANGHAVQLPALTEADRAAGVVADELIALGGGSGASPARTNHVVRRITVEPVPGRPSSARQGRLRSDQTGREGLILATTLLDLPAEQVVLIYECRWQIELFFRFLKQVLGCQQLLSAKTRGVEIQLYCSLLAGLLLALATGGNLSRRAYEMVCLYMTGWADDEELLAAFPQPP, encoded by the coding sequence ATGGCGGAGAAGGGGCTGACGGAGGAGGAGCGGCGGGAGCTGATTGGTCCTTTGGCCGGGACCGTCCTGCTGCGGCGCATCTTTCCGCTGCTGCAACGATTGGCTCCCTGCGGGACAGAACGCGACACCGCTCGCAACCGGCAGCTGTTCTACAGCCAGTATGCCGCGCTCCTCCTGATCGGCTTCTTCAACCCCGTTCTCAAGTCCGCCCGGGCGCTCGTCGCAGCCTCGGGACTGAAAAAGGTCCAACAGCTCGCCGGCGGGCAAAAGGTCTCGGCCGGGGCCTTCTCCGAGGCCTCGTCCGTCTTCGATCCCTCGCTCCTGGAAGGACTCGTTCACGAACTCCGCCGCCAGTTCGCCCGGCATCAGTTCCGCGTGAGCCGCAGCGGTCGGCTGGGACGCCTTCCCAACCCGATCGTCGAACGTCTCGTCGCCGTCGACGGGACCGTGCTGTCGGCCTTGCCGCAGATCGCCGCCCGGCTGGGACGCGGTTCTCAAGGCCAGTGGCGGCTGCACACCCAGCTTCGCATTCACGACCAGAGGGTCGTGGCCTCGACCCTCACCGAGGAGCCGGCCAAAGGGCCGCACTCCGAGCGCGCCGTCACGCTCCAGCAGATCCAGGCCCGCGAACCGCAACCCGCCGGTGCGCCGGGAGACCTTTATATTCTGGACCGGGGCTATCGCTCGGCCGTGGTGTTCAACGAACTGGTCGAAGCCCGCTGCGACTACGTCTGCCGGCTCAATCGCGGGGACGGTCGCGTGGTCGAGGGACCGGTCAACGACGCGAACGGTCATGCGGTTCAACTCCCCGCGCTCACCGAAGCCGATCGCGCCGCGGGGGTCGTGGCGGATGAACTGATCGCGCTGGGCGGCGGCAGCGGAGCCAGTCCCGCAAGAACCAATCACGTCGTGCGGCGGATCACCGTCGAGCCAGTGCCCGGTCGACCAAGTTCGGCAAGGCAGGGGCGGCTTCGCAGCGACCAGACCGGGCGGGAAGGCCTGATCCTGGCCACGACGCTGCTGGATCTCCCGGCCGAACAGGTGGTGCTAATCTATGAATGCCGGTGGCAGATCGAGCTGTTCTTCCGGTTTCTGAAGCAGGTGCTGGGCTGCCAGCAACTGCTCTCGGCGAAGACGCGGGGCGTGGAGATCCAGCTCTACTGTTCGCTGCTCGCCGGGCTGCTCCTGGCCCTGGCGACGGGAGGCAACCTGTCGCGTCGAGCGTATGAAATGGTCTGTCTCTACATGACCGGCTGGGCCGACGACGAAGAACTCCTCGCCGCCTTCCCCCAGCCGCCATAG
- a CDS encoding toll/interleukin-1 receptor domain-containing protein, protein MAEPIYDVFLTHSEQDRGLAALVAREFESAGCGVFAVHAIEAGDDFREKIVDALVESSAVVILLTRSSAVSPVVAFEIGAALAWSKPVFVVYDGLLDQEIPAYLREYPMIPVGKVGDAVRQVLELRKPLSEQQRVLLTQTYEQLRMPVDRLLLDQSQLRAFTEAYRQRDASQVAGKQLMQELVRLRKQGKLPRVADRSELPAAG, encoded by the coding sequence ATGGCTGAACCGATTTACGATGTGTTTCTGACTCACTCCGAGCAGGATCGCGGGCTGGCGGCACTGGTTGCCCGCGAGTTTGAGTCCGCCGGCTGCGGTGTCTTTGCGGTGCATGCCATCGAGGCCGGGGATGATTTCCGCGAGAAGATCGTCGATGCACTGGTCGAGAGTTCCGCGGTCGTCATTCTCCTGACCCGTTCTTCTGCGGTTTCGCCGGTTGTCGCGTTCGAAATTGGCGCTGCGCTGGCATGGTCAAAGCCGGTATTCGTCGTCTACGACGGTCTGCTGGACCAGGAGATTCCTGCGTATCTGCGAGAGTATCCGATGATTCCCGTGGGGAAAGTCGGTGATGCCGTCCGACAGGTGCTTGAACTGCGAAAACCGCTTTCGGAACAGCAGCGTGTGCTGCTGACGCAAACCTACGAGCAACTGCGGATGCCCGTCGATCGCCTGCTGCTCGATCAATCGCAATTGCGTGCGTTTACCGAAGCCTATCGCCAGCGGGACGCCAGTCAGGTGGCCGGGAAACAGTTGATGCAGGAACTTGTCCGGCTTCGAAAGCAGGGTAAGCTGCCACGAGTGGCGGATCGCAGCGAACTTCCTGCTGCGGGCTGA
- a CDS encoding PVC-type heme-binding CxxCH protein has translation MHAAAALALLALAAGPFSTDGNRLAYLDDPSPYYPHTNFPKLVTPQWVGDDGVEAVVILAIDDMREPAKYEAYLRPILQRLKAIDGRAPVSIMTCNVKPDDPQLQTWLQEGLSLEIHTFDHPCPLLYGGDFAKAKGTYDKCVDLLFSVPHNAPVAFRMPCCDSLNTVSPRFYAEIFNKTTPGGKFLQISSSVFQVFTSEDPSIPEDLVLDANGDERFLKYFPKGLKRGEVTHDRFVNYVENYPYPYVANKLCWEFPCMTPSDWEANFLHQPNNPQTVEDLKAALDITVHKQGVLNLVFHPHGWIKAEQVNELIDHAVAKHGKKVKFLTFKEALERLNKNLLAGQSLRDEQGSDNDIRIVDLDNDGFLDVMIQQKTNRYVNHWDVTQSAWRRDLPSHDHFQASDLRFSIDEDHGRATVWAGSNTSVGRTWPWGWSVDNEREPPTPKEVVRFLDIDGDGISESISSKWSKQNLLFGPESCFTIVRKTKGREETVFWDLPAALHLIDASGRAEALRFVDINQDGRLDIVLSNSQRYGVWLFESLEKGWSTELLSGTRGDANPLELPPIVRADGTNNGFFVQGRALHWMNEDTADRPNLIVSIDFDQLLGDRMPAAKTPAAAIKSMHPRPGYVVELMAAEPLVMDPVAMAWGADGKLWVAEMADYPNGLDGKGRPGGRIRSLTDTDGDGNYDKSTLFLDGVNFPNGVFPWKKGVLVSAAPEIFYAEDTDGDGMADRREALYTGFVEGNQQHRVNGFEWGLDGWLYLANGDSGGVVKSIKTGETVDIRGRDLRIHPGTGRIEAVAGQAQFGRRRDDWGRWYGNNNSNPMFQYVYEDRYLSRNPHFAAPSGRRDVPTVAGAAPVFPRSRTLTRFNDFHAVNRFTSASSAMVYRDELLTRELRVESGELRGRDAGRPSDSQLSSLNSQLTFVSEPVHNLVHCEVAHQDGVATVSERLADERQREFLASSDNWFRPTMVTTGPDGAVWIADMYRLVIEHPQWIPIEWQQKLNVRDGDDKGRLWRVHPYGVAPRPIPKLADLATPQLVAALDSPSGWQRDTVQRLLIERGDKAAIPELEKLLSTCPRPVARLQALCALASLEALTEQHLIRALADDHPGVRRWAVQFAERFPAGSPQLWVALASRVDDPDDEVRLQLAFTLGEVQFAEAGELLGWLAVKHPADRWLIPAIMTSLNERNLSRVVHNVLAATSDGQDVSELLQTLIGQSVAWKNLDAQLALLELACPSDRQSPAEWQLVALRQFLQALSRQNLSLGAWQKSLPPAQISMAERLNKTLALAATLTTDAKQPEALRVAAVSLLGQRPQARADEEIVLEKLLQPQESPAIQQAAIAAAGRWPGEFGTQLLLKVWTKLGPAQRTAAADLLLARPAARDALLTAVEAGAIPVATIDAQTRQRLVEQRDPAVASRAEKLFASSGKDRQAVVAEYRASLKLPVDQQRGAEVFKKLCSTCHKLQGQGHEVGPDLAALVDKSPEAMLLAILDPNRAVESKFFNYTAVTDAGLTFQGLLAEESAGSLTLMAAEARKQTVLRADLEEFFTASKSLMPEGLEKDLPPADLANVIGYIRSNVPLPQRKSFPGNEPKTVVADATGRFVLQPVDAEIYGSTLVLEEKYGNLGFWSSADDQAVWTVQVPEAGKYTVKIEWARDPLITSHRAVVRAGGESLTFSVPATASWDDYQTQAVGALNLYAGEQRLTIQPASRPLPALMDLKSVVLERVR, from the coding sequence ATGCATGCCGCCGCTGCGCTCGCCCTGCTGGCTCTCGCCGCCGGGCCGTTTTCGACCGATGGGAACCGGCTGGCGTATCTGGACGACCCGTCGCCGTACTATCCGCACACGAACTTCCCCAAGCTCGTGACGCCGCAGTGGGTCGGCGACGACGGGGTCGAAGCGGTCGTCATCCTGGCGATCGACGACATGCGCGAGCCGGCGAAGTATGAGGCGTATCTCCGGCCGATTCTGCAGCGATTGAAGGCGATCGACGGGCGGGCGCCGGTCAGCATCATGACCTGCAACGTGAAGCCGGACGATCCGCAGCTTCAGACCTGGCTGCAGGAGGGGCTGAGCCTGGAAATCCACACGTTCGACCATCCCTGCCCGCTGCTGTACGGCGGCGACTTTGCCAAGGCGAAAGGGACGTACGACAAGTGCGTCGACCTGCTGTTTTCGGTGCCGCACAATGCACCGGTCGCGTTCCGGATGCCGTGCTGCGATTCGCTCAACACCGTCAGTCCCCGGTTCTACGCCGAGATTTTCAACAAGACGACGCCGGGGGGCAAGTTCCTGCAGATCAGTTCGTCGGTCTTCCAGGTCTTCACGTCGGAAGATCCGTCGATTCCGGAGGACCTGGTCCTCGACGCCAACGGCGACGAGCGGTTTCTGAAGTATTTCCCGAAGGGGCTCAAGCGTGGGGAAGTGACGCACGACCGGTTTGTGAACTACGTCGAGAACTACCCGTACCCGTACGTCGCCAACAAGCTCTGCTGGGAGTTCCCCTGCATGACGCCGAGCGATTGGGAAGCCAACTTCCTCCATCAGCCGAACAACCCGCAGACGGTCGAGGACCTGAAGGCGGCACTCGACATCACGGTCCACAAGCAGGGGGTGCTGAATCTCGTGTTCCATCCGCACGGCTGGATCAAGGCGGAGCAGGTCAACGAGCTGATCGACCATGCGGTGGCGAAGCACGGGAAGAAGGTGAAGTTTTTGACGTTCAAGGAGGCGCTGGAACGGCTGAACAAGAACCTGCTGGCGGGGCAGTCGTTGCGGGATGAGCAGGGGAGTGACAATGACATTCGCATCGTTGATCTCGACAACGATGGGTTTCTGGATGTCATGATCCAGCAGAAGACAAATCGGTACGTCAACCACTGGGATGTGACTCAATCGGCATGGCGGCGCGATCTTCCTTCTCACGATCACTTTCAAGCCTCCGACCTACGGTTTTCCATTGATGAAGATCACGGGAGAGCGACCGTTTGGGCCGGGTCGAACACTTCTGTCGGACGAACATGGCCCTGGGGATGGTCCGTCGATAACGAACGTGAACCGCCAACCCCCAAAGAAGTTGTGAGATTCCTGGACATTGATGGCGACGGGATCTCAGAGAGCATCAGTTCGAAATGGAGCAAACAAAACTTGCTCTTCGGCCCCGAATCATGCTTCACAATCGTTCGAAAGACAAAGGGACGTGAAGAGACTGTCTTTTGGGATTTGCCTGCGGCATTGCATTTGATCGACGCGAGTGGACGTGCGGAAGCACTGCGGTTCGTTGACATCAATCAAGACGGGCGGTTGGACATTGTTTTATCGAACTCGCAGCGCTACGGCGTCTGGCTGTTCGAATCACTGGAGAAAGGCTGGTCCACGGAGCTGCTCTCCGGCACCCGCGGCGACGCCAACCCGCTCGAACTGCCGCCGATCGTGCGGGCCGACGGGACCAACAATGGCTTCTTCGTCCAGGGGCGGGCGCTCCACTGGATGAACGAGGACACCGCCGATCGGCCGAATCTGATCGTCAGCATCGATTTCGATCAGCTCCTCGGCGACCGGATGCCGGCGGCAAAGACGCCCGCCGCGGCGATCAAGTCCATGCATCCCCGCCCCGGCTACGTCGTCGAACTGATGGCCGCCGAACCACTCGTCATGGACCCGGTGGCGATGGCCTGGGGCGCCGACGGCAAGCTGTGGGTGGCCGAGATGGCCGACTATCCCAACGGCCTCGACGGCAAAGGCCGGCCCGGCGGCCGGATTCGCTCTCTCACAGACACCGACGGCGACGGGAACTACGACAAGTCGACGCTGTTTCTCGATGGCGTGAACTTTCCGAATGGAGTCTTTCCGTGGAAGAAAGGAGTGCTCGTCTCAGCCGCTCCCGAAATCTTCTATGCCGAGGACACCGACGGCGATGGCATGGCGGACCGGCGCGAGGCGCTCTATACCGGCTTCGTCGAAGGAAATCAGCAGCACCGCGTGAACGGCTTCGAATGGGGCCTCGACGGCTGGCTCTACCTGGCCAACGGTGACAGCGGTGGCGTAGTGAAATCGATCAAGACGGGGGAGACCGTCGACATCCGCGGCCGCGATCTGCGGATTCATCCCGGGACGGGACGGATTGAAGCCGTGGCCGGGCAGGCGCAGTTCGGCCGGCGGCGCGACGACTGGGGCCGCTGGTACGGGAACAACAACAGCAACCCGATGTTCCAGTACGTCTACGAAGACCGCTACCTGAGCCGGAATCCGCACTTCGCCGCTCCGTCGGGCCGGCGGGATGTCCCCACGGTGGCCGGGGCGGCGCCGGTCTTTCCCCGCAGCCGGACGCTGACCCGGTTCAACGACTTCCACGCCGTGAACCGGTTTACCTCAGCGTCCTCGGCGATGGTATATCGGGATGAGCTGCTGACGCGGGAGTTGAGAGTTGAGAGCGGAGAGTTGAGAGGAAGAGATGCAGGTCGACCCTCCGACTCTCAACTCTCATCTCTCAACTCTCAACTGACCTTCGTTAGCGAGCCCGTTCACAATCTGGTTCATTGCGAAGTGGCGCATCAGGACGGTGTCGCGACGGTCAGCGAACGTCTGGCTGATGAGCGGCAGCGGGAGTTTCTGGCGTCGAGCGATAACTGGTTCCGGCCGACGATGGTGACGACGGGACCGGATGGTGCCGTCTGGATCGCCGACATGTACCGGCTGGTGATCGAGCATCCGCAGTGGATTCCGATCGAGTGGCAGCAGAAACTCAACGTTCGCGACGGGGACGACAAAGGCCGGCTGTGGCGCGTCCATCCGTACGGCGTCGCGCCGCGGCCGATACCCAAGCTGGCGGACCTCGCCACACCGCAGCTCGTGGCGGCGCTCGACAGTCCCAGCGGCTGGCAGCGGGATACGGTCCAGCGGTTGCTGATCGAACGAGGCGACAAGGCCGCGATTCCTGAGCTCGAAAAGCTACTGTCGACCTGCCCGCGACCGGTCGCCCGGCTGCAGGCGCTGTGTGCTCTGGCGAGTCTTGAGGCCCTGACGGAACAGCATCTCATCCGTGCGCTGGCCGATGACCACCCCGGCGTCCGCCGCTGGGCGGTGCAGTTCGCGGAGCGCTTCCCCGCGGGGAGCCCGCAGCTCTGGGTGGCGCTGGCGTCGCGCGTGGACGATCCGGATGACGAAGTCCGGTTGCAGCTCGCTTTCACCCTTGGTGAAGTGCAGTTCGCAGAGGCGGGGGAACTGCTGGGGTGGCTGGCGGTGAAGCATCCGGCAGACCGGTGGTTGATCCCGGCGATCATGACTTCGCTCAACGAACGCAATCTGTCGCGCGTGGTGCACAACGTCCTCGCCGCGACGAGCGATGGCCAGGACGTCTCCGAGTTGCTGCAGACGCTGATCGGCCAGTCGGTCGCCTGGAAGAATCTCGACGCTCAGCTCGCGCTGCTGGAACTGGCGTGCCCGTCCGATCGCCAGTCCCCGGCCGAGTGGCAGCTCGTCGCCCTCCGTCAGTTCCTGCAAGCTCTCAGTCGGCAGAATCTTTCCCTCGGCGCCTGGCAGAAGTCGCTGCCGCCGGCTCAGATTTCGATGGCTGAGCGTCTCAACAAAACGCTGGCGCTGGCAGCGACCCTGACGACGGACGCCAAACAGCCGGAAGCTCTGAGAGTCGCCGCGGTCAGCCTGCTCGGCCAGCGTCCGCAGGCTCGGGCAGACGAGGAAATCGTTCTCGAAAAGTTGCTGCAGCCGCAGGAGTCCCCCGCCATTCAACAGGCCGCCATTGCCGCCGCCGGACGCTGGCCGGGGGAATTCGGGACGCAGTTGCTGCTGAAAGTCTGGACGAAACTCGGCCCGGCGCAGCGGACGGCTGCGGCCGACTTGCTGCTGGCGCGTCCCGCAGCCCGGGATGCGCTGCTGACGGCCGTCGAAGCCGGCGCGATTCCGGTCGCGACAATCGACGCCCAGACCCGCCAACGCCTTGTCGAGCAGCGAGATCCCGCCGTGGCCAGCCGGGCCGAGAAGCTCTTTGCCAGCTCCGGCAAGGATCGACAGGCCGTGGTGGCCGAGTATCGCGCTTCCTTGAAACTGCCAGTCGATCAGCAGCGGGGGGCGGAGGTCTTCAAGAAACTCTGCAGCACCTGCCACAAGCTGCAGGGGCAAGGGCATGAAGTCGGGCCGGATCTGGCCGCCCTCGTCGACAAGTCCCCCGAGGCGATGCTGCTGGCGATCCTTGATCCCAATCGCGCGGTCGAGAGCAAGTTCTTCAACTACACGGCGGTCACCGATGCCGGGCTGACCTTTCAGGGACTGCTCGCGGAGGAATCCGCGGGAAGTCTGACGCTGATGGCGGCCGAAGCGCGGAAGCAGACCGTGCTGCGGGCCGATCTGGAAGAGTTCTTCACGGCCAGCAAGTCGCTGATGCCCGAAGGCCTGGAAAAGGATCTGCCGCCGGCGGATCTGGCGAACGTGATCGGCTACATCCGCTCGAACGTGCCGTTGCCGCAGCGAAAGAGTTTCCCCGGCAATGAGCCGAAAACGGTCGTTGCCGACGCGACGGGGCGTTTCGTACTGCAGCCGGTCGACGCCGAGATCTACGGCAGCACGCTGGTCCTCGAAGAGAAGTACGGCAATCTGGGTTTCTGGAGCAGCGCCGATGACCAGGCGGTCTGGACGGTGCAGGTTCCCGAGGCAGGCAAGTACACCGTCAAGATCGAATGGGCCCGCGACCCGCTGATCACCAGCCATCGGGCCGTTGTCCGGGCGGGCGGCGAGTCGCTCACGTTCAGCGTCCCCGCGACGGCGAGCTGGGACGACTATCAGACGCAGGCCGTCGGCGCATTGAATCTGTACGCCGGCGAGCAGCGGCTGACAATTCAGCCGGCATCGCGTCCGCTGCCGGCGCTGATGGATTTGAAGTCGGTGGTCTTGGAGCGGGTGAGGTGA
- a CDS encoding VIT domain-containing protein, with the protein MRRLLAVLTAWMGFCCPAAGWAQGVLVIVDHPLPRPILRPTPVPATQATYALKELAIQARLMDQVARVQVSQTFVNTGPRQIETQFIFPLPYDGAVEQLTLLVDGKEYPAKLLPAAEARARYEAIVRSNRDPALLEWMGHGMFQTSVFPIPPGATRTVTLNYNQLLRKDHGLTDFLFPLGTAKYTAKPVEKVDLQVTVESSQDIKNIYSPTHPIEIQRPDGKHAVIRWNRTNEIPASDFRLFYDVGTGGLAARVITYRPSESDDGYFLLLASPPVTAANAERPKKTVMFVVDKSGSMSGKKIDQAKAALKFVLNNLHEGDLFNIVAYDSAVESFRPELERYTDETRKAAIGYVEGLFAGGGTNIHGSLTAALGQLKDSSRPNFILFLTDGMPTAGITGESQIVAAAKEANGVRARVLPFGVGFDVNSRLLDRIARENFGLSEYVRPDEDIEEHVARVYGRIGSPMLTDVNVAIEFDAVRPEDGPAINRQYPRQVFDLFEGEQLVLVGRYKKKGVAKIVIDGKQGSDVRKFEFPAEFAAKSGDASLSFVEKLWATRRIGEIIDELDLKGKNDELVQELVDLSIKHGILTPYTSFLADETARPMDLASGPTNFRLTRENLEQLQMSEGRGGFIQRAQKGGLQSATTAPAAAGGAFGGVPALREIETDRAIPTGGLRQSGKDTLYERRVEVAGKPQKRLVTPETAKLDPEKDKDQITTIERFSDEYFALIRANTAEENQLLSLQQPDEELLLQLRGQAYLVK; encoded by the coding sequence ATGCGACGACTTCTGGCAGTTCTGACCGCATGGATGGGGTTCTGCTGTCCCGCCGCGGGATGGGCGCAAGGCGTGCTGGTCATCGTCGACCATCCCCTGCCCCGCCCGATCCTCCGGCCGACGCCCGTCCCGGCGACTCAGGCGACCTACGCTCTCAAGGAACTGGCCATCCAGGCCCGGCTGATGGATCAGGTCGCCCGCGTGCAGGTCTCGCAGACCTTCGTGAACACCGGTCCCCGGCAGATCGAAACCCAGTTCATTTTTCCCCTCCCCTACGACGGCGCGGTCGAACAACTGACGCTGCTGGTCGACGGCAAGGAATACCCCGCAAAGCTGCTCCCTGCGGCCGAGGCCCGCGCTCGGTACGAGGCGATCGTCCGTTCCAATCGTGATCCCGCGCTGCTGGAGTGGATGGGGCACGGCATGTTCCAGACCAGTGTCTTCCCCATTCCTCCTGGGGCGACCCGGACCGTCACGCTCAACTACAACCAACTGCTGCGGAAGGACCACGGCCTGACCGATTTTCTGTTCCCGCTGGGGACGGCGAAGTACACCGCCAAGCCGGTGGAGAAAGTCGACCTGCAGGTCACGGTCGAAAGCTCGCAGGACATCAAAAACATCTACAGTCCCACGCACCCGATCGAGATCCAGCGGCCGGACGGCAAGCATGCCGTCATTCGCTGGAACCGGACCAACGAAATTCCCGCCAGCGACTTCCGGCTCTTCTACGACGTCGGCACGGGAGGGTTGGCGGCCCGCGTGATCACGTATCGCCCCTCCGAGTCCGACGACGGCTACTTCCTGCTGCTGGCCAGCCCGCCGGTCACGGCGGCGAACGCCGAACGGCCGAAAAAAACCGTGATGTTCGTCGTCGACAAGTCGGGGAGCATGTCCGGCAAGAAGATCGATCAGGCGAAGGCCGCCCTCAAGTTCGTGCTCAACAACCTGCACGAGGGGGATCTGTTCAACATCGTCGCCTACGACAGCGCCGTGGAGTCATTCCGGCCCGAACTCGAACGCTACACCGACGAGACTCGTAAAGCGGCCATCGGCTACGTGGAGGGGCTGTTCGCTGGGGGCGGGACCAACATTCATGGTTCATTAACGGCCGCACTGGGCCAGCTCAAGGACTCGTCCCGGCCAAACTTCATCCTGTTCCTGACAGACGGGATGCCGACGGCCGGAATCACTGGCGAATCGCAGATCGTCGCCGCCGCGAAGGAAGCCAACGGCGTTCGCGCCCGCGTGCTGCCGTTCGGAGTCGGCTTCGACGTCAACAGCCGGTTGCTGGACCGGATCGCCCGCGAAAATTTCGGGCTCAGCGAGTACGTCCGTCCCGATGAGGACATCGAGGAGCACGTCGCCCGGGTCTACGGTCGGATCGGTTCGCCGATGCTGACCGACGTCAATGTGGCCATTGAGTTCGACGCCGTCCGCCCTGAAGACGGCCCGGCGATCAATCGTCAGTACCCCCGGCAGGTCTTCGACCTGTTCGAAGGGGAGCAGCTTGTGCTCGTCGGCCGCTACAAGAAAAAGGGCGTCGCGAAGATTGTCATTGATGGAAAGCAGGGGAGCGACGTCCGCAAATTTGAGTTTCCCGCGGAATTCGCCGCGAAAAGCGGGGACGCCTCGCTCTCCTTCGTCGAAAAACTCTGGGCCACGCGCCGGATCGGCGAGATCATCGATGAACTCGATCTGAAGGGAAAGAACGACGAGCTGGTACAGGAGCTGGTCGATCTCTCGATCAAGCACGGTATTCTAACCCCGTACACGTCGTTCCTGGCGGACGAAACAGCCCGACCGATGGACCTGGCATCCGGTCCGACCAACTTTCGACTGACGCGGGAGAACCTGGAGCAACTGCAGATGTCGGAGGGTCGCGGCGGTTTCATTCAGCGAGCTCAGAAGGGGGGCTTGCAGTCCGCCACGACGGCCCCTGCGGCGGCGGGAGGCGCTTTTGGCGGAGTTCCTGCGCTTCGCGAAATCGAAACGGATCGCGCGATCCCCACCGGCGGCCTGCGTCAGTCCGGCAAGGATACGCTTTACGAACGCCGGGTCGAAGTCGCCGGCAAGCCGCAAAAGCGGCTGGTTACGCCCGAGACGGCGAAGCTCGATCCGGAGAAGGACAAAGACCAGATCACGACGATCGAACGCTTCAGCGACGAATACTTCGCCCTGATCCGCGCCAACACGGCCGAGGAGAACCAGCTCCTCAGCCTGCAGCAGCCCGACGAAGAACTGCTGCTGCAGTTGCGGGGGCAGGCCTATCTGGTGAAGTAG
- a CDS encoding GntR family transcriptional regulator, whose protein sequence is MHIPLDHHSGEPIYRQIVEAIKFRIASGQLAEGTQLPSIRELAQTLVVNPRTVIKAYEELQQDGVVSLQHGRGAFVTPPRSTLPVRERNQKLQELARRLLAEAACLGATPDEVVEILRQAAIEMESP, encoded by the coding sequence ATGCACATTCCGCTGGACCACCATTCGGGCGAGCCGATTTATCGACAGATTGTCGAGGCGATCAAATTCCGGATCGCCAGCGGCCAGCTCGCCGAGGGGACCCAGCTCCCCAGCATTCGCGAGCTCGCGCAAACGCTCGTCGTGAATCCGCGAACAGTCATCAAAGCCTACGAGGAACTGCAGCAGGACGGTGTCGTCTCGCTGCAGCACGGACGGGGTGCATTTGTCACTCCGCCACGCAGCACGCTCCCGGTCCGCGAGCGCAATCAGAAACTGCAGGAACTCGCCCGGCGGCTCCTGGCCGAAGCCGCCTGTCTGGGAGCGACGCCCGACGAAGTCGTCGAAATTCTCCGCCAGGCCGCGATCGAAATGGAGTCGCCATGA
- a CDS encoding TIR domain-containing protein: MPDEIRESLRDCDEVLVLVTPESWKRIWIQVEVGAAWGLGKRLVPVFYYVDPGEMFDILKERRGYHLHEFAGYLEDLKSRAAGRVPHG, translated from the coding sequence ATCCCCGACGAGATCCGAGAATCGCTGCGGGATTGTGACGAAGTTCTGGTCCTCGTGACTCCGGAATCGTGGAAGCGAATCTGGATTCAGGTCGAAGTCGGCGCCGCCTGGGGACTGGGAAAACGCCTCGTGCCAGTCTTCTACTATGTCGATCCTGGCGAGATGTTTGATATCCTGAAAGAGCGTCGCGGCTATCACCTCCACGAATTCGCGGGTTACCTCGAAGATTTGAAGTCCCGAGCCGCCGGCAGGGTGCCACATGGCTGA
- a CDS encoding ATP-binding cassette domain-containing protein, with amino-acid sequence MIEICDVTRRYGSSEALSGVSLNVEPGRLAAIVGPNGSGKTTLFKLVMGLMRPTAGTIGLWGDSALPRPTHVLGRVAGMLDNHVPPAGIRLQALIDLKAAATPHFDRYWCGELLRELPGVTHKRRFGELSKGQRQWALAAVVLASRADLLVLDEPADGLDTAMRRRLLALLRESVDERGATVLIASHVLTDLERVADSVLVLQAGKVRLTGDLEDLRDQVREVEFSSELPPFAPADEVAVLATKSLADGTLAWLRRPDWDSGARQWPGERSRRSVGLEDLYLALVGKHETPSNTLQEIAQCP; translated from the coding sequence ATGATTGAGATCTGCGATGTCACGCGCCGTTACGGTTCGAGTGAGGCGCTGTCGGGCGTTTCGCTGAACGTCGAACCTGGCCGGCTGGCGGCGATCGTCGGCCCGAACGGATCGGGCAAGACGACGCTGTTCAAGCTGGTGATGGGGCTGATGCGCCCGACGGCGGGGACCATCGGTCTATGGGGCGACTCTGCGCTGCCACGCCCGACTCATGTTCTTGGCCGCGTGGCCGGAATGCTCGACAATCACGTTCCTCCCGCAGGAATCCGGCTGCAGGCGCTGATCGACCTGAAGGCCGCGGCCACGCCACACTTTGATCGCTATTGGTGCGGCGAACTGCTCCGGGAGCTGCCCGGAGTGACTCACAAGAGGCGCTTCGGCGAGCTGAGCAAGGGACAGCGGCAATGGGCGCTTGCCGCGGTCGTGCTGGCCAGCCGGGCGGACCTGCTCGTCCTCGACGAACCGGCGGACGGGCTCGACACCGCCATGCGCCGGCGACTGCTGGCCCTGCTGCGTGAGTCCGTTGACGAACGAGGCGCAACGGTGCTGATCGCCTCGCACGTGCTGACTGATCTGGAACGGGTGGCGGACTCCGTCCTGGTGCTGCAGGCCGGAAAGGTCCGGCTGACCGGCGATCTCGAAGACCTGCGCGACCAGGTTCGCGAAGTCGAGTTTTCCAGCGAACTGCCCCCCTTCGCTCCCGCCGACGAGGTCGCCGTGCTGGCGACGAAGTCGCTCGCCGACGGCACGCTGGCCTGGCTCCGGCGGCCCGACTGGGATTCCGGCGCTCGGCAGTGGCCCGGCGAGCGCAGTCGACGCTCGGTCGGGCTGGAAGACCTGTATCTGGCGCTGGTTGGCAAACACGAGACTCCGTCGAACACTCTGCAGGAGATCGCGCAATGTCCCTGA